In the genome of Henningerozyma blattae CBS 6284 chromosome 5, complete genome, one region contains:
- the TBLA0E01730 gene encoding uncharacterized protein (similar to Saccharomyces cerevisiae MLP2 (YIL149C) and MLP1 (YKR095W); ancestral locus Anc_5.702), with amino-acid sequence MGESDGNGTSEADTLDSSFKNSNSENRHDSTILLQISSILDVPLEKLHTTDYDLILAVKDKLDELRNSKDQSNVVSNDINELQTLADNKLTSLGGKLATVETEKKELIDKVNGYETQFNELKIKNEGLNLKVSNLNIELENWKNNSNNFETEKLNYVXXXXXLSIRESEIQRLKQEVTFLNENKSSLSEQWLKEKEEFNKAKLLLEKNLNNSTIKLEEATTTLKSMEAKVSVLSDKNNDLTKKYENSIWEIKNLKDNLLVTKDDMNKEIAMKSKLIDLLQGQLSSTQEELRQNVELNSKFTKFPDLESQNETLKSDIQDLTLKIEELQNENFNLNSMINQMSNEQNNSNNSSSIDSNLPTLYSKINLLKKQVTQEKLEKKHLQTQIESFIIELENKIPIISSFQEKNQALENELTNLTLLLNKTSNEKNTIQNKLNNYDSKLLTYQSNIKELIRQRLDLANQVKHLLLFVAVKNDSGGPLTREEIEFINKISNNSEDLNGSELTSQHVISERLVTFSNIEELQAKNMELLNSIRSLSENLENIENANSHKEFQNKTIADAKEAILTLQYHNDILESKVKVLEAERDSFKLLLNNNVSIDSSIKNDDLSSSTSPETNEKSIEKLQTLIEELKAELKKNKDALESQIASFTADKSNLTISLEKEKSSNTLMAEKISLTESAFDMLKTENKELNKRFENLQNIIIKQESKLGDIINKYITGETEISNLKTQLSIAKSEKDFLVKSQDSLNSELIKTSEEKNKLRIMLSQLQSLQNERMTLLDDTQKKFMSKIHELENNNLDLIKNLGSKMTEIQKLSISNESQCTWYQNTIDDLKKINSAIKTELTSKNSLISDLNTKIELLESQSYTIDTNTRCSSSGNDFSQISKDLDITKLHLSEAYTQVEEYKQLYTSTEESLKTLESNFESVKNLMDDKISKLLSENETLKASTGEYDKRISELSTDLKNEKNKYSEEIAQLNVQITRLNKFKKDSADTASEYEEKISKLQSQLELKAKFADNAQEKYESLLTKDNANLQSIEEFKEQIEKLNQRIVIIESDLEKKTSLLSENESLWKKKQDAFISDLEESKKKIDNLTNQNKLYVDQLELLNKDFSSMDSSQLSSETKHMFNRLRADRDVLETKLSIAERDSKNNASKLESLRDELANVQMKLISSENKLLRHSDLIENHEKIVSELNQITLFKESNETLRNQVSELNEKNKTLQTKLNEENSKLSNLSMELKSVKESLGDKETDIMLIKEESNKWRLRAEELSVQIDKVDLDSVSKLSTELDALKDDAETKRKQNAELEERFNLLKKQAHERLNASKEIQSSLNKQINELKASNTNIELALSSEQKKSMDLQNTLSDNEVKYTQKLSNIESELKALKTENNSFKLSSEKEKMELTDEVDSLKKSLVEAQSKLSAIGSDSTDSTMNAMIESMKKEFEEEKLKLLEDKTNELEAQWKLEKDKLLKEYEEKIEDLQSARTDQSIKIEEFQSLKKEWEEEYEKATLERIEEAKETLKKRIRLPSETKINRVIEKRKHELENEYEVKLQEKLNEIEANRNSIETIDPGKLREEIKEEVKRDMLIKFENDLNEAKKKSFEEGKQQSSMKTTLLERKISKLESQLSEAIENDKQSDKNPIISDLAQTSTLASIQPPSAKKPAFSFGGFNTTNSLNANKGFSSSSNNTSQSSKDTEIVQNPFSLGVSQTSSSPMHFNPFSSSATTSNVFNQNGTSKNIFGNVMAMKPTTPTVEQAIKPLESVTPTETPEVPEDDLLSTRENTTETPSQEGDKMGEGSPLKRPINDDSDSEDSSSAKKLKEDDSK; translated from the coding sequence ATGGGTGAATCAGATGGCAACGGAACTTCTGAAGCAGATACTTTAGATTCAAGTTTCAAGAATTCCAATTCTGAAAATAGGCATGATTCAACTATTTTACTACAAATTAGTTCAATATTAGATGTACCATTAGAAAAATTGCATACTACTGATTACGACTTGATCCTTGCAGTGAAAGACAAATTGGATGAATTAAGGAATTCAAAAGATCAATCTAATGTAGTTTCAAACGATATAAATGAATTGCAAACCTTGGCTGATAATAAGTTAACGAGTCTTGGTGGAAAATTAGCTACAGTTGAAACtgaaaagaaagaattaattgataagGTCAATGGATATGAGACTCAATTCAATgagttaaaaataaaaaatgaaggTTTGAATCTTAAAGTAAGTAATTTAAACATCGAGTTagaaaattggaaaaataattcaaataactTTGAGacagaaaaattaaattatgtANNNNNNNNNNNNNNNTTATCTATTAGAGAATCAGAAATTCAAAGACTGAAACAAGAGGttacatttttaaatgaaaataaatccTCACTAAGTGAACAGTGGCTGAAAGAGAAAGAAGAGTTTAATAAagcaaaattattactggaaaaaaatttaaataattcaactATAAAATTAGAAGAGGCAACCACAACTTTAAAGTCAATGGAAGCTAAGGTATCTGTGCTTTcggataaaaataatgactTGACAaagaaatatgaaaattCCATATGggaaattaaaaacttaaaagataatttaCTAGTTACTAAAGATGATATGAACAAAGAAATAGCCATGAAGtctaaattaattgatcttTTACAGGGCCAATTAAGCTCAACTCAAGAAGAACTAAGACAAAATGTAGAATTAAATTCTAAGTTTACAAAATTTCCTGATTTAGAGTCTCAAAATGAAACCTTAAAAAGCGATATTCAAGatttaactttaaaaattgaagaattacaaaatgaaaactttaatttgaattctatgataaatcaaatgagtaatgaacaaaataattctaataattccaGTTCTATTGATTCAAACTTACCTActttatattcaaaaattaatttattaaagaaacaGGTTACACAggaaaaattggaaaaaaaacatcTACAAACTCAAATTGAATCATTCATTATTGAacttgaaaataaaataccaatcatttcttcttttcaaGAGAAAAACCAGGCTTtggaaaatgaattaacaaatttaaCATTGCTACTAAATAAGACCTCTAacgaaaaaaatactattcAGAATAAACTAAACAATTAcgattcaaaattattgacCTATCaatctaatattaaagagTTAATCAGACAGAGGTTGGATTTAGCTAATCAGGTGaaacatttattattatttgtagcTGTTAAGAATGACTCAGGTGGCCCATTAACAAGAGAggaaatagaatttattaataaaatatcaaataacTCCGAGGATTTGAATGGTTCAGAACTTACATCCCAGCATGTTATCTCTGAGAGATTAGTgacattttcaaatatcgAAGAGCTACAAGCAAAAAATatggaattattaaattcaattagaAGCCTGTCagaaaatttggaaaatatcgAAAATGCTAATTCTCATAAAGAGTTccaaaataaaactattgCAGATGCTAAAGAAGCTATTTTAACATTACAGTATCACAATGATATCCTTGAATCTAAAGTAAAGGTGTTGGAAGCTGAACGTGATAGCTTTAAACttttgttaaataataacGTTTCTATCGATTCATCTATAAAGAACGACGATTTATCATCCTCTACATCTCCAGAAACTAATGAGAaatctattgaaaaattacaaactCTCATAGAGGAACTGAAGGCtgagttaaaaaaaaataaagatgcATTAGAGTCTCAAATTGCCTCTTTTACAGCtgataaatcaaatttgACTATTAGcttagaaaaagaaaaatcatCAAATACACTAATGGcagaaaaaatatcattgaCTGAAAGTGCATTTGATATGCTAAAaactgaaaataaagaattgaataaaagatttgaaaatttacaaaatattattattaagcaagaatcaaaattaggtgatataattaataaatacatAACAGGTGAAactgaaatttcaaatttaaaaacacAATTATCAATTGCGAAATCTGAAAAGGATTTCTTAGTTAAATCTCAAGATAGTTTGAATTCTGAGCTAATAAAAACTTCtgaggaaaaaaataaattgagaATAATGCTTTCACAGTTACAGTCATTACAGAATGAAAGAATGACCTTATTGGATGATACTCAAAAAAAGTTCATGTCTAAGATAcatgaattagaaaacaACAATTTAGATCTAATTAAAAACCTGGGTAGTAAAATGACAGAAATTCAGAAGCTATCTATATCAAATGAATCGCAATGTACTTGGTACCAAAATACCAtagatgatttaaaaaaaataaactcGGCTATAAAGACTGAGCTAACCTccaaaaattcattaatatcagACCTCAATACTAAgatagaattattagaaagcCAGTCATACACAATAGATACCAACACTAGATGCTCATCCTCAGGTAACGATTTTTCTCAAATTTCGAAAGACTTAGATATTACAAAGCTACATCTATCAGAAGCTTACACTCAAGTAGAGGAATACAAACAACTATACACTTCAACAGAGGAATCCTTAAAAACTTTGGAGAGTAATTTTGAAAgtgttaaaaatttaatggaTGATAAAATCTCTAAGCTGTTAAGCGAAAATGAAACGTTAAAAGCTTCAACTGGCGAGTATGACAAACGCATATCCGAATTATCAACTGACCtaaagaatgaaaaaaataaatattctgaAGAGATAGCACAATTAAATGTTCAAATTACCCGTTtaaacaaatttaaaaaagattCCGCTGATACTGCTAGTGAgtatgaagaaaaaatttcaaaactGCAATCACAACTTGAATTAAAAGCAAAATTTGCAGACAATGCACAAGAGAAATATGAATCTCTATTAACAAAAGATAATGCCAATCTACAGTCTATCGAAGAGTTCAAGGagcaaattgaaaaattaaatcaacGTATTGTTATAATAGAATCTGATTtggaaaagaaaacaaGTCTATTATCGGAAAACGAATCattatggaaaaaaaaacaagatGCATTTATTTCTGACCTTGAAGAGTCcaagaagaaaattgataatttaactAATCAAAACAAATTGTATGTCGATCAATTAGAATTACTCAACAAAGATTTTTCTAGCATGGATAGTTCTCAACTATCTTCTGAGACGAAGCACATGTTCAATAGACTTCGTGCTGATAGGGACGTTTTAGAAACAAAGTTATCCATAGCTGAAAGAGATTCTAAGAATAATGCAAGCAAATTAGAGTCTTTGAGAGATGAGTTGGCAAACgttcaaatgaaattaatatcttctgaaaataaattactGAGACATTCagatttaattgaaaatcatGAGAAAATTGTATCcgaattaaatcaaataacCCTATTTAAAGAAAGTAATGAGACTTTGCGAAACCAGGTGAGCGAACTTAATGAGAAGAACAAGACTTTAcaaacaaaattaaatgaagaaaatagcAAGCTAAGTAACTTAAGTATGGAATTAAAATCCGTCAAGGAATCTCTGGGTGATAAGGAAACTGACATCATGCtaattaaagaagaaagtaATAAGTGGAGATTACGCGCTGAGGAGTTGTCAGTTCAAATAGATAAGGTTGATCTTGATTCAGTTTCAAAGTTATCTACTGAGCTTGACGCCTTGAAAGATGACGCTGAAACTAAAAGAAAGCAAAACGcagaattagaagaaagGTTTAACTTATTAAAGAAACAAGCACATGAAAGATTAAATGCTTCTAAGGAAATACAAAGTTCATTAAATAAGCAAATAAATGAACTGAAAGCATCcaatacaaatattgaattggCACTGTCTAGCGAACAAAAGAAATCAATGGATCTACAAAATACACTAAGTGATAATGAAGTTAAATACACACAAAAATTGTCTAATATCGAGTCTGAATTAAAGGCCTTAAAGACAGAAAATAACTCCTTCAAACTATCCtcagaaaaagaaaaaatggaGTTAACTGATGAAGTTGATAGCCTAAAGAAATCATTAGTAGAAGCTCAGTCGAAATTAAGCGCTATTGGTTCTGATTCTACCGATTCTACAATGAATGCTATGATCGAATCCATGAAGAAAGAGTTTGAAGAGGAAAAACTTAAATTACTGGAAGATAAAACTAACGAGTTGGAGGCGCAATGGAAATTAGAAAAGGATAAGCTTCTTAAAGAATATGAAGAGAAAATAGAAGACCTCCAATCAGCTCGGACTGACCaatctattaaaattgaagaatttcaatccttgaaaaaagaatggGAAGAAGAGTATGAAAAAGCTACCTTGGAAAGAATTGAAGAAGCTAAGGAAACGTTGAAGAAACGTATTAGATTACCATCAGAAACTAAGATTAATAGagttattgaaaaaagaaagcaTGAGttagaaaatgaatatgaagTTAAGCTACAAGAAAAACTAAATGAAATAGAAGCAAATAGGAATTCAATAGAGACCATTGATCCTGGTAAATTACGTGAAGAAATTAAGGAAGAGGTGAAGAGAGATATGctaattaaatttgaaaatgatttaaatgaGGCCAAGAAAAAATCCTTTGAGGAAGGTAAGCAACAATCATCAATGAAAACAACCCTCTTAGAGAGAAAAATATCGAAACTTGAATCTCAATTATCAGAAGccattgaaaatgataagcAGTCAGACAAAAACCCTATTATATCTGACTTGGCCCAAACTTCAACATTAGCTTCAATCCAACCTCCATCTGCAAAAAAACCTGCATTTTCATTTGGAGGATTTAATACAACTAACTCTTTAAATGCTAATAAAGGATTCTCAAGCAGTTCAAACAATACCTCACAATCATCTAAAGATACTGAAATTGTTCAAAACCCATTTAGTTTAGGAGTCTCACAAACTTCTAGCTCTCCAATGCATTTCAAtccattttcatcatcGGCGACAACATCTAATGTCTTTAATCAAAATGGTACCTCtaagaatatatttggCAACGTTATGGCGATGAAGCCTACTACCCCTACTGTAGAACAAGCTATAAAACCGCTAGAGTCTGTCACTCCTACAGAGACCCCTGAAGTTCCAGAAGATGATCTATTATCTACTAGAGAGAATACAACCGAAACTCCATCACAAGAAGGGGATAAAATGGGAGAAGGAAGCCCATTGAAACGTCCAATCAATGATGATTCCGATTCAGAAGATTCATCCTCTGCCAAAAAGCTAAAGGAAGACGATTCGAAATAA
- the IMP21 gene encoding Imp21p (similar to Saccharomyces cerevisiae IMP2' (YIL154C); ancestral locus Anc_5.710) yields the protein MSQHRGILLTTPEGTGTAVQFDSEQIENDRGRSKKRFKDKTNTSRSATGGSSISRSRSRASSRVRDEEFLKWTVLRKDPSMRLILINGSDDKKNGSKDRGRSKNRENGDDNDPLSANNNDDDDNNDKEDELDADNESNLNLQQIKDALSLENEISDEEQVSDIENEAELDEEFQFEQGNKILPNFCTYINLTLEGGKKWIRNYESQVKGKENEGINLIKLDNGYARAIEGYSKGKGCSADGKSYLLYSDLSSESTYALAYLIGSIIKNGDMIYLVHWEGNNKKIPEKQLSDNVFRMRRHVLHLLDAASTIIDDAEIMMVSLTHPYPKHFLNELIHGLDISMLCCSLTMILSGLQNFVSSIPMLIVRKKLKKRIVQ from the coding sequence atgtCTCAACATAGGGGCATATTACTGACTACTCCAGAAGGAACAGGGACAGCTGTTCAATTTGATTCAGAACAAATTGAGAATGATAGAGGTCGTAGTAAAAAGAGATTTAAGGACAAAACCAATACATCTAGAAGTGCAACCGGTGGAAGTAGTATTTCAAGATCAAGAAGTAGAGCTTCTAGTAGAGTTAGGGAcgaagaatttttaaaatggaCTGTTCTTAGAAAAGATCCCTCCATGAGATTAATTCTGATTAATGGCAGTGATGATAAGAAGAATGGTTCTAAAGATCGCGGTAGATCTAAAAATAGAGAAAATGGAGATGATAATGATCCACTTTCtgccaataataatgatgatgatgacaATAACGATAAGgaagatgaattagatgCTGATAATGAGagtaatttaaatttacaaCAGATTAAAGATGCTTTATCATTGGAAAATGAGATTTCTGACGAAGAACAAGTAAGcgatattgaaaatgaagcCGAGTTGGATGAAGAATTCCAATTTGAACAAGGTAACAAGATTTTACCAAACTTCTGTACATATATCAATTTGACTTTGGAAGGTGGTAAGAAATGGATTCGTAATTATGAATCTCAAGTGAAAGGTAAAGAGAATGAAGGTATTAATCTAATAAAGTTAGACAATGGGTATGCTCGTGCGATCGAAGGCTATTCAAAAGGTAAAGGCTGCTCAGCAGACGGGAAgtcttatttattatattctgATTTAAGCAGTGAATCTACATATGCGTTAGCTTACTTGATTggatcaattattaaaaatggtGATATGATATACTTAGTTCATTGGGAAGGTAATAACAAGAAGATCCCTGAAAAACAACTAAGTGATAACGTCTTTAGAATGAGAAGGCATGTATTACATCTCTTAGATGCTGCGAGCACTATAATTGATGATGCTGAAATAATGATGGTCTCATTGACACATCCATATCCAAAACATTTCttgaatgaattaataCACGGTTTGGATATTAGTATGCTATGTTGTTCGTTGACGATGATTCTTTCAGGGTTGCAAAACTTTGTATCTTCCATACCAATGTTGATTGTAAGAAAGaaactgaaaaaaagaatagtCCAATAG
- the GUT2 gene encoding glycerol-3-phosphate dehydrogenase (similar to Saccharomyces cerevisiae GUT2 (YIL155C); ancestral locus Anc_5.711): MYSRLSRVSRPLKTTLAILTVASGSLLTYNHFYLNQSSLLYSDTKPLKTSLNSEEDLQKIANGSYKPPSRSELLSNLEKTKKFDVLIIGGGATGTGCAVDASTRGLNVALMEMNDFASATSSKSTKMAHGGVRYLEKAVFQLSKAQLDLVIEALNERKHMLQTAPHLCKILPIMIPVYNYWEVPYFYAGCKMYDFFAGSQNLKSAYLLSKTSAGQIAPMLDVPKLKAALVYHDGSFNDARMNVSLAVTAIENGATVLNYMEVEKLIKDPKTGKIQGATVRDRETDKKYDVMAKVVVNSTGPFSDNILQMDRNKSGYPDIFDKANIDTSKLPSIDHDNLSRIAVDNPKMVVPSAGVHIILPSYYCPKDMGILDVKTADGRVMFFLPWQDKVLAGTTDIPMKKVPENPVATEADIEDILSELQHYCKFPVKREDVLSAWAGIRPLVRDPRKLSPNSKGDDSTQGLVRSHFIFTSENNLVTIAGGKWTTYRRMAEETIDEAIKVGQLPNKPSVTKDLILSGGENWTPNTAALLSQKYHIPSSLSKYLSENYGTRAPIICELLKKDKKNELPVTLAGKEHNEILGNVDFQALRYPYTVAEVKYCIDNEYSRTALDFLLRRTRFGFLDAKEAMNAVEGTVSIMGDELNWDSEKRSLEIKKSKEYIKTLGV; encoded by the coding sequence ATGTACAGTCGTCTGTCTAGGGTTTCAAGACCTTTGAAAACTACTCTTGCGATATTGACCGTCGCATCAGGGTCCTTACTAACTTacaatcatttttatttgaatcaatCTTCATTGCTATATTCTGATACAAAGCCATTGAAGACAAGTTTGAATTCTGAAGAAGATTTGCAAAAGATTGCCAATGGTTCTTATAAGCCACCTTCCAGAAGCGAATTGCTTtctaatttagaaaagaCCAAGAAATTTGATGTTTTAATTATTGGTGGTGGTGCCACTGGTACTGGTTGTGCTGTTGATGCTTCTACAAGAGGTTTGAATGTAGCTTTGATGGAAATGAATGATTTTGCATCCGCAACTTCTTCAAAGTCGACAAAAATGGCTCATGGTGGGGTTAGATATTTGGAAAAGGCTGTTTTCCAATTATCAAAGGCTCAATTAGATTTGGTTATCGAAGCTTTGAATGAAAGAAAACATATGTTACAAACTGCTCCTCATTTATGTAAAATATTGCCAATTATGATTCCTGTCTATAATTATTGGGAAGTCCCATATTTCTACGCAGGTTGTAAGATGTATGATTTCTTTGCTGGTTCTCAAAACTTAAAATCTGCTTATTTGTTATCGAAGACTTCTGCTGGCCAAATTGCACCAATGTTAGATGTACCAAAATTGAAAGCTGCTTTAGTTTACCACGATGGTTCCTTCAATGATGCAAGAATGAATGTTAGTTTAGCTGTCACCGCAATTGAAAATGGTGCTACTGTTTTGAATTACATGGAAGTggaaaaattgattaaagATCCAAAGACTGGGAAAATTCAAGGTGCAACAGTAAGAGATCGTGAAACTGACAAGAAATATGATGTTATGGCAAAGGTAGTAGTCAATTCTACAGGTCCCTTCAGTGACAATATCTTGCAAATGGATCGTAATAAATCTGGTTACCCTGACATATTTGATAAAGCTAATATAGATACTTCTAAATTACCTTCAATTGATCatgataatttatcaagaaTAGCTGTTGACAATCCTAAGATGGTTGTTCCATCTGCTGGTGTTCATATCATCTTACCTTCTTATTACTGTCCAAAGGACATGGGTATCTTAGACGTTAAGACGGCTGATGGTAGAGTTATGTTTTTCTTACCATGGCAAGATAAAGTTCTAGCTGGTACTACTGATATTCCAATGAAAAAAGTTCCTGAAAATCCTGTAGCTACTGAAGCTgatattgaagatattttatCTGAATTGCAACATTATTGTAAATTCCCTGTAAAAAGAGAAGATGTTTTAAGTGCTTGGGCTGGTATCAGACCTTTGGTGAGAGATCCAAGAAAGTTATCACCAAATTCTAAGGGTGATGATTCTACTCAAGGTTTGGTTAGATCccatttcatttttacCTCAGAGAATAATCTAGTTACTATTGCTGGTGGTAAATGGACTACTTACAGAAGAATGGCCGAAGAAACCATTGATGAAGCTATCAAAGTTGGACAGTTACCAAACAAACCTTCAGTCACAAAAGACTTGATTTTATCGGGTGGTGAAAATTGGACTCCAAATACTGCCGCTTTATTATCGCAAAAGTATCATATTCCATCCAGCTTATCGAAATATTTATCTGAAAATTATGGTACAAGAGCTCCAATTATTTGCGAATTGTTAAAGAAAGACAAAAAGAATGAATTACCTGTTACCTTAGCTGGTAAAGAacataatgaaattttaggAAATGTTGACTTCCAAGCATTAAGATATCCTTACACTGTAGCAGAAGTAAAATACTGTATAGATAATGAATATTCAAGAACTGCTTTAGATTTCTTATTGAGAAGAACAAGATTTGGTTTCCTAGATGCTAAGGAAGCAATGAATGCTGTTGAAGGTACTGTTTCTATCATGGgtgatgaattaaattggGATTCTGAAAAGAGATCTCttgaaatcaaaaaatccaaggaatatattaaaactttaggtgtttaa